One genomic window of Caenorhabditis elegans chromosome I includes the following:
- the mrpl-38 gene encoding Large ribosomal subunit protein mL38 (Confirmed by transcript evidence) — protein sequence MSAAQYARLVPKKYRSKTLPKIDRPWRPRVIAWAGPAAFYPNRFYEVDKWYKARIDKPEKLPEMHIIEPAEHMKSLKVLMQKSEIEQINIGFKRREVAGKAEKSAEDRIELERKSRHMQLKIDIDHLDVENLSIYRHFQVFDHLFGDNIFFENVQNLQVNFENDIVVHSGNVITANSTLKRPEITIESVGNGGGFNTLLMINLDGNALDLGKNGEIVQWMISNIPDGEAISAGSEIIDYLQPLPFYGTGYHRVAFVLFRHEKPVDFQIQGNSLDTRIHEISKFYKKHEATITPSAIRFFQTSYDNSVKMALHGLGMTSPLYEYEHRPALKPAQREFPEKPQPFDLYLDMYRDPKEVEQEMLEKRLAEVKLDYVKEPKWVDTDYVENKKKLPAWLHAKKLERDGVGHAKYHNDL from the exons ATGAGTGCCGCTCAATACGCTCGGCTTGTGCCGAAAAAGTATCGTTCCAAGACCCTTCCGAAGATCGACCGCCCGTGGAGGCCACGTGTCATCGCGTGGGCCGGACCGGCGGCCTTCTACCCGAACAGATTCTACGAGGTCGACAAATGGTACAAAGCGCGCATCGATAAGCCGGAAAAGCTTCCAGAAATGCACATTATTGAGCCAGCCGAGCACATGAAGTCGTTGAAGGTGttaatgcaaaaat ctgaaatcgAGCAAATCAATATTGGATTCAAACGGCGTGAGGTGGcgggaaaagctgaaaaatcggcAGAAGATCGTATAGAATTGGAGAGAAAATCACGACATATgcaat taaaaatcgaCATTGACCATCTGGACGTGGAAAATCTCTCGATCTACCGTCATTTCCAAGTCTTTGACCATCTTTTCGGCgataatattttctttgaaaacgtCCAAAATCTTCAAGTTAACTTTGAGAACGACATTGTAGTTCACAGTGGAAATGTGATCACCGCCAATTCTACACTGAAAAGACCAGAAATCACGATTGAAAGTGTCGGAAATGGCGGCGGTTTTAACACACTTTTAATGATAAATCTCGATGGAAATGCGTTGGATTTggggaaaaatggagaaattgtTCAATGGATGATATCGAATATTCCTGATGGAGAAGCTATTAGCGCTGGAAgcgaaattatcgattatcTACAACCTCTGCCATTTTATGGAACAGGATATCATCGAGTGGCTTTTGTGCTTTTTAGACACGAAAAACCCgtggattttcagattcaggG aaactccCTGGACACCCGAATCCATGAAATCtcgaaattctacaaaaaacacGAGGCCACAATCACGCCGTCGGCAATCCGTTTCTTCCAAACTTCCTACGACAATAGTGTCAAAATGGCTCTTCACGGGCTCGGAATGACGTCACCACTCTACGAATATGAGCACAGACCGGCTCTGAAGCCGGCTCAACGagaatttcccgaaaaaccGCAGCCATTCGATTTGTATTTGGATATGTATCGAGATCCGAAAGAAGTCGAGCAAGAGATGCTTGAAAAAAGATTGGCAGAAGTGAAATTGGATTATGTTAAG
- the spd-1 gene encoding Protein regulator of cytokinesis 1 (Confirmed by transcript evidence), translating to MSRRHSVVDAYSTVEGKIRDTMRELSALWDEVDMSEAMRLKRVDNAFTHITLLCDDMLSGEKEMIHNLKVSIREDMQNVKKMRLELEMEDFQRPAEIKDGSIALMRHLQSEVKSLETEFQTRHEDQRVLIEKICNLKKRLESDFEFEYEIHALFPVKAFEKYSASCSEMEELLKHRYHQIERLQTDISQWKSMAQNVADYIGGDDDLKNLLEKNIDSPEFVFSERLLDSLQSYHSELEPLYKHWLEDIEFRWTEKHQQLQELWEKCLVSEADRHYSPIFEPTKNSEQTLKRMEDECDRLEKKYEACRIVFELVDKWRAVWTEKLTIDEKRKQPNYYKTTNVLPDNKRERELLNQMPVLERKIDSAHRKYGNEHDGEQISIQGMAPLEYVRFVQEEHKRELKFELQLKKEEKTRMQSPTPTRTPRTQKRAMFRTPMSTAKMEPVAKKLNFDTDLPPCMSPATSEMISFITPTRRQAVGPKTSSPKDTQPSTSSSSRTTTPMSKRAMTPSSIASSTPSSAKKVLTRRNQFL from the exons ATGTCCCGAAGGCACAGCGTCGTTGACGCGTACTCAACTGTAGAAGGAAAGATTCGCGACACGATGCGAGAACTCTCAGCGTTATGGGATGAGGTGGACATGTCGGAAGCAATGAGGCTCAAGCGTGTCGACAACGCGTTCACGCACATAACGCTTCTCTGTGATGATATG CTATCCGGCGAGAAGGAGATGATCCACAATCTGAAGGTCAGCATTCGCGAGGACAtgcaaaatgtcaaaaagatGCGGCTCGAGCTGGAAATGGAGGATTTTCAGCGGCCCGCCGAGATAAAGGACGGCTCGATCGCCTTGATGAGACATTTGCAGTCGGAAGTGAAAAGTTTGGAGACAGAATTCCAGACGAGACACGAGGATCAGCGTGTGCTCATCGAGAAGATCTGCAATTTGAAGAAGCGGTTGGAGTCGGATTTCGAATTCGAATATGAGATTCATGCG ctcttCCCAGTAAAGGCGTTCGAGAAGTACTCGGCAAGCTGCAGTGAGATGGAGGAGCTCCTCAAACACCGCTACCACCAAATCGAGCGTCTCCAGACCGACATCTCGCAGTGGAAGAGTATGGCGCAGAATGTGGCCGACTATATCGGCGGGGATGATGATTTGAAGAATTTGCTGGAGAAGAACATCGATTCCCCGGAATTTGTGTTCTCTGAGCGGCTTTTGGACTCGTTGCAGTCTTACCACAGCGAGCTGGAGCCGCTTTACAAGCATTGGCTGGAAGATATCGAGTTCCGATGGACCGAGAAGCATCAGCAACTTCAGGAGCTTTGGGAGAAATGTCTCGTATCGGAAGCAGATCGACATTATTCGCCGATTTTCGAGCCAACCAAAAACTCGGAGCAAACCCTAAAGCGGATGGAGGACGAGTGTGACCGCCTGGAGAAGAAGTACGAAGCGTGCCGAATCGTGTTCGAGCTTGTCGACAAGTGGAGAGCCGTGTGGACCGAGAAGCTCACGATCGACGAGAAGCGGAAGCAGCCGAACTACTACAAGACGACAAACGTGCTGCCGGATAACAAGCGAGAACGCGAGCTGCTCAACCAGATGCCAGTGCTCGAGCGGAAAATCGACTCGGCGCACCGAAAATACGGCAATGAGCACGACGGCGAGCAGATTTCGATCCAGGGAATGGCGCCGTTGGAGTACGTGCGTTTCGTGCAGGAGGAGCACAAACGCGAGCTGAAATTCGAGCTTCAGCTCAAGAAGGAGGAGAAGACGCGGATGCAGTCGCCGACGCCGACCCGTACGCCTCGCACACAGAAGAGAGCCATGTTTAGGACGCCGATGTCGACGGCGAAGATGGAGCCCGTGGCTAAA aagCTAAACTTCGACACGGATCTACCGCCATGTATGTCTCCCGCCACATCCGAAATGATCAGCTTCATCACACCGACCAGAAGACAAGCCGTCGGCCCGAAAACCTCGTCGCCAAAGGACACACAGCCCTCCACCTCCTCCTCATCCCGAACGACGACTCCGATGTCGAAACGGGCGATGACGCCGTCCTCAATCGCCTCATCGACGCCGTCATCCGCTAAGAAAGTGCTGACGAGACGAAATCAGTTTTTGTGA